CCGCAGGAAGAAGCCGCTGCCCCCGGCGCCCCCCACGACACCCGACATCACCGCACCCCCGGCCGAGCCGCATGTCGGCGACGAGGCCGAGACGCCGCGCGACGAACCGCGCCGCACGATCGAGGAGGTGGATCTTCCGGACGGCTCGGCGTCGGCGCCCGTGGCCGTCGAGGAACCGCCCGCCGCCCCCGAGATCGAGATCCCCGAGCCGACCGCCGGCCGTCTGGTACGGCTGCGGGCCCGTCTCTCGCGCTCACAGAACGCGCTCGGCAAGGGGCTGCTCACGCTGCTCTCGCGCGAGCACCTCGACGACGACACCTGGGAGGAGGTCGAGGACACCCTCCTCACCGCCGACGTCGGTGTGCAGCCCACCCAGGAACTGGTCGAGCGGCTGCGCGAGCGCGTGAAGATCCTCGGCACCCGCACCCCGGCCGAGCTGCGCGCCCTGCTGCGCGAGGAACTCCTGACGATCCTCGTCCCCGAGTTCGACCGCGCGGTCAACACCGACTCGCCGCTGGACACCCCGGGCATCGTGATGGTCGTCGGCGTCAACGGCACCGGCAAGACCACCACCACGGGCAAGCTCGCCCGGGTCCTCGTCGCCGACGGCAAGAACGTCGTCCTCGGCGCCGCCGACACCTTCCGTGCCGCCGCCGCCGACCAGCTGCAGACCTGGGGCGAGCGGGTCGGCGCCCGTACCGTGCGCGGTCCCGAGGGCGGCGACCCGGCGTCCATCGCCTTCGACGCCGTCAAGGAGGGCATCGAGGAGGGCGCCGACGTCGTCCTGATCGACACCGCCGGGCGGCTGCACACCAAGACCGGTCTCATGGACGAGCTGGGCAAGGTCAAGCGGGTCGTGGAGAAGCACGCGCCGCTGGACGAGATCCTGCTCGTCCTGGACGCCACCACCGGGCAGAACGGTCTCGTCCAGGCCCGGGTCTTCGCCGAGGTCGTCGACATCACCGGCATCGTGCTCACCAAGCTCGACGGCACCGCGAAGGGCGGCATCGTCATCGCCGTCCAGCGCGAGCTGGGCGTACCCGTGAAGCTCATCGGTCTCGGAGAGGGCGCCGACGATCTGGCGCCGTTCGAGCCGGAGGCGTTCGTGGACGCGCTGATCGGCGACTGACCGGCATCACCTGCGGACATCCGTATGGGCCGCCACGGTCGATACAGAAAGCGCCCACCCCGCGGTCCAGTGGGGGTGGGCGCTTCGCCGTCTCTAACGCCCTACGCCCGCGACCGGTGGGCCACGTACGCGAGCGTCCCCAGCAGCAGCCGTGCCGCCGGTGGCCTGGTCGCCGAGTCCAGGGCGGGGGAGCGGAGCCAGCGGACCGGGCCGAGACCGCCGCGGTCGGAGGGCGGGGCGGTGACATGGCTGCCGGGGCCGAGGCCGCGCAGGTCGAGGGCGGACGGGTCGTCCCAGCCCATGCGGTAGAGCAGGGTGGACAACTCGGCGGCGGAGCCCGGGGCGACGAGGAAGTGGGCGCGGCCCTCGGGGGTGGCGATGACGGGTCCGACGGGGAGGCCCATGCGTTCGAGACGGACCAGCGCGTGCCGGGCGGCCGACTCGGCGACCTCGATCACGTCGAAGGAGCGGCCCACCGGCAGCATCACGGAGGCGCCGGGGAACTCGGACCAGGCCTCGGTCACCTCGTCGAGCGTCGCTCCGGCGCGCACCGGAGGCGCGAAGTCGAGGGGATGCGCGCCGGGCGCGGAGCAGGTGCTACGGCCGCACGAGCACGCGCCCGAAGCCGCCCGCGCGCCGGGGACGACGTCCCACCCCCAGAGGCCGGTGAACTCGGCCACGGCCGTGCATTCCGAGGAACGGCCGCGCCGACGTGTGCCGGATCGCATCTCCCGGATGCCGCCGATCGTGAAGCCCATGCCCCCTCCAACGGGTCCAGCGCGCCGGTGGTTACGCGACGGAGTCGGAATGCGACGCTCTGCTTCCGCATGGGCGGCGCACTACGGCATCACGGGTGGCGTGGTCGGCGACGCGCGCCCCTGAATGCATCGCTCCGCCCACTCCCGGCCGTCATGTGTCAAGTGAATCGCGGACCAGGGACCGTTAGTTCATTCGAAGGGGTGGCGAATGGTGGCGTTTCTGGAATCGCCGTGGCCGGACGCGTGATCGTAGGATTACTTTGAGTGCACGGGGTCCGAGGACGTACGCGCTCGTGGGTATGCCGGAGGCAAGTCGTCTTTCCGTTCGATGGGTGACAAGGGTCGGACGTACGGCGTGGTAACCGGCATTCTGGTAGGGCTTGGCGCACACAGCGCACAGGTGGTTTCAGGGATGGGGGCGTTCCAGTGGGCGGCAACGGCGGAAGCGGCACGAACGCTGAGAAGCGCCCGAACGAACTGCTCGGTTCGTGGTTCGTCCGCAGCGGCTGGTCCAAGGGCGAGCTGGCCCGCCAGGTGAACCGCAGGGCCCGTCAGCTCGGCGCCAACCACATCTCCACCGACACCTCGCGCGTACGGCGCTGGCTCGACGGGGAGAACCCGCGCGAACCGATCCCGCGCATCCTGTCCGAGCTGTTCTCCGAGCGGTTCGGCTGTGTCGTGGCCGTGGAGGACCTGGGGCTGCGCGCGGCCCACCAGGCACCGTCCGTCTCCGGTGTCGACCTGCCCTGGACGGGCCCGCAGACCGTGGCGCTGATCAGCGAGTTCTCGCGCAGCGACCTGATGCTGGCGCGGCGCGGCTTCCTCGGGAGCTCGCTCGCGCTCTCCGCGGGCCCGGCCCTCATCGAGCCGATGCAGCGCTGGCTCGTCCCCACACCACCCGCCCCGCGCGCGGAGCCCGAGCCGTCGCCCGCCGCCCGCCGCGCCGGCCGGCTCTCCCAGCCGGAGCTGGACCTCCTCGAATCCACCACCATGATGTTCCGGGAGTGGGACGCCCAGTGCGGCGGCGGTCTGCGCCGCAAGGCGGTCGTCGGCCAGCTGCACGAGGTGACCGACCTCCTCCAGGAACCCCAGCCCGAGGCCACCACCCGGCGGCTGTTCAAGGTCGCCGCCGAACTGGCCGAGCTGGCGGGCTGGATGAGCTACGACATCGGCCTCCAGCCCACCGCCCAGAAGTACTTCGTCCTCGCCCTGCACGCGGCCAAGGAGGCGGGCGACAAACCCCTCGGCTCGTACGTCCTGTCGAGCATGAGCCGCCAGATGATCCACCTCGGCCGGCCCGACGACGCCCTCGAACTGATCCACCTCGCCCAGTACGGCAGCCGTGACTGCGCGAGCCCGCGCACCCAGTCGATGCTGTATGCGATGGAGGCCCGCGCCTACGCCAACATGGGCCAGCCCGGAAAGTGCAAACGGGCCGTGCGGATGGCCGAGGACGTCTTCGCCGACGCCGAGGAATGGGACGACCCGGACCCCGACTGGATCCGCTTCTTCAACGAGGCCGAGCTGCACGGCGAGAACTCCCACTCCTACCGCGACCTCGCCTATGTCGCCGGCCGCAGCCCCACCTACGCCTCCCTCGCCGAGCCCGTGATGCGCCGCGCCGTCGAGCTGTTCGCCACCGACACCGAGCACCAGCGGTCGTACGCGCTGAACCTCATCGGCATGGCCACCGTGCATCTGCTCCAGCGCGAGCCCGAGCAGGGGGCCGCCCTGGCCAAGAAGGCCATGGACGTCGCCGGAAAGGTCCGCTCCGAGCGCGTCAACACCCGCATCCGCAAGACCGTCGACACGGCCGTCCGTGACTTCGGCGGGCTCGCCGAGGTCGTCGACCTCACCGACCAGCTCGCCGTCCATCTCCCCGAGACCGCCGAGGCGGTCTGACCCGGGCCCTTCGTACCGCGGGCCCCTCGCACTCCGGCCGCGGCCGGCCATCCCGACTGCCCGACTCGGCTCCCCCATGCCAGGTCATCGGATGGTCTGCCGTGGTCGGTCCGTTCACGGCCACCGCACCGGACGCGCCTGCGGACGATCTCCCGGAATTTTCATCGGAAGTTCCATCGGATACGAAACCGTTATCCGCCGAGGGCCCCGCACGGGCTGGGCCCCACACGGGATGAATCCTCCGGGATTCACGTTTCACCTGTCTGTAACGTGATGAGTGCCTTCGTCACCTCCGGGAAACATTTCCAAACTTCCCGTGAAACGGTGCTGCGTCAGTCTCCTCAGCACAGTCGGCCCTCCC
The sequence above is drawn from the Streptomyces griseiscabiei genome and encodes:
- the ftsY gene encoding signal recognition particle-docking protein FtsY, with amino-acid sequence MELILAVVIAVVVLGVLGGLVVGSRRKKPLPPAPPTTPDITAPPAEPHVGDEAETPRDEPRRTIEEVDLPDGSASAPVAVEEPPAAPEIEIPEPTAGRLVRLRARLSRSQNALGKGLLTLLSREHLDDDTWEEVEDTLLTADVGVQPTQELVERLRERVKILGTRTPAELRALLREELLTILVPEFDRAVNTDSPLDTPGIVMVVGVNGTGKTTTTGKLARVLVADGKNVVLGAADTFRAAAADQLQTWGERVGARTVRGPEGGDPASIAFDAVKEGIEEGADVVLIDTAGRLHTKTGLMDELGKVKRVVEKHAPLDEILLVLDATTGQNGLVQARVFAEVVDITGIVLTKLDGTAKGGIVIAVQRELGVPVKLIGLGEGADDLAPFEPEAFVDALIGD
- a CDS encoding bifunctional DNA primase/polymerase, whose protein sequence is MGFTIGGIREMRSGTRRRGRSSECTAVAEFTGLWGWDVVPGARAASGACSCGRSTCSAPGAHPLDFAPPVRAGATLDEVTEAWSEFPGASVMLPVGRSFDVIEVAESAARHALVRLERMGLPVGPVIATPEGRAHFLVAPGSAAELSTLLYRMGWDDPSALDLRGLGPGSHVTAPPSDRGGLGPVRWLRSPALDSATRPPAARLLLGTLAYVAHRSRA
- the nsdA gene encoding transcriptional repressor NsdA; amino-acid sequence: MGGNGGSGTNAEKRPNELLGSWFVRSGWSKGELARQVNRRARQLGANHISTDTSRVRRWLDGENPREPIPRILSELFSERFGCVVAVEDLGLRAAHQAPSVSGVDLPWTGPQTVALISEFSRSDLMLARRGFLGSSLALSAGPALIEPMQRWLVPTPPAPRAEPEPSPAARRAGRLSQPELDLLESTTMMFREWDAQCGGGLRRKAVVGQLHEVTDLLQEPQPEATTRRLFKVAAELAELAGWMSYDIGLQPTAQKYFVLALHAAKEAGDKPLGSYVLSSMSRQMIHLGRPDDALELIHLAQYGSRDCASPRTQSMLYAMEARAYANMGQPGKCKRAVRMAEDVFADAEEWDDPDPDWIRFFNEAELHGENSHSYRDLAYVAGRSPTYASLAEPVMRRAVELFATDTEHQRSYALNLIGMATVHLLQREPEQGAALAKKAMDVAGKVRSERVNTRIRKTVDTAVRDFGGLAEVVDLTDQLAVHLPETAEAV